The proteins below come from a single Alnus glutinosa chromosome 9, dhAlnGlut1.1, whole genome shotgun sequence genomic window:
- the LOC133878222 gene encoding large ribosomal subunit protein uL1 produces the protein MSKLSSDTLKESITILMVGSKEKNRKFTETIELQIGLKNYDPQKDKRFSGSVKLPHIPRPKMKVCMLGDAQHVEEAEKIGLDYMDVEALKKLNKNKKLVKKLAKKYHAFLASEAVIKQIPRLLGPGLNKAGKFPTLVTHQESIESKVNETKAMVKFQLKKVLCMGVAVGNVAMEEKQIFQNVQMSVNFLVSLLKKNWQNVRSLSLKTTMGKPVRVY, from the exons ATGAG TAAGCTTTCAAGTGATACCTTAAAAGAGTCTATCACCATACTTATGGTCGGATCTAAGGAGAAGAATCGTAAGTTCACTGAGACCATTGAACTCCAGATTGGGCTGAAAAACTATGATCCTCAGAAGGATAAGCGTTTCAGTGGTTCTGTTAAGTTACCGCACATCCCTCGTCCCAAAATGAAAGTGTGCATGCTTGGAGATGCTCAACATGTTGAAGAG GCTGAGAAGATCGGTTTAGATTATATGGACGTTGAAGCATTGAAAAAGCttaacaaaaacaagaaattagTTAAGAAGTTGGCGAAGAAATACCATGCCTTTTTAGCATCAGAAGCTGTCATCAAGCAGATCCCCCGTCTTTTGGGCCCTGGCCTCAACAAGGCAG GGAAGTTTCCAACTCTTGTTACTCATCAAGAATCCATAGAGTCTAAAGTTAATGAGACTAAGGCTATGGTAAAGTTCCAACTGAAGAAGGTGCTTTGCATGGGAGTTGCTGTGGGCAATGTTGCTATGGAGGAGAAGCAGATATTCCAAAATGTTCAGATGAGTGTTAATTTCCTCGTTTCATTGTTGAAGAAGAATTGGCAGAAT GTGAGGAGCTTGTCGTTGAAAACTACCATGGGGAAGCCAGTCCGCGTATACTAA